The following proteins come from a genomic window of Polaribacter dokdonensis:
- a CDS encoding energy transducer TonB: MRFLNTTHKRKSAIITSVVLVLFLFAIFNYGMTYLDPPQEYGLAINFGDANVGKGKPVQETKKEPTPKVVEKEKVVEEVKETPNEIIKEDIITDDTKKEVPVVEKTKEIEKKPVEKVEIKEVVKEKPKPKPSKETTDALNSLLNGNTTNGTQKGEGDDSKDGVKGAVNGDKNSKNYYGNTNAGSGGNYNLAGRTALQKPKKQPDCQEEGIVVVRITVNKNGKVIQAVPGVKGSTNTAACLLKPAKEAALQTTWNSDNKAPSNQVGTIIYKFSLTK, from the coding sequence ATGCGTTTTTTAAACACAACACATAAACGAAAATCAGCAATTATAACATCAGTAGTATTGGTGTTATTTCTGTTTGCGATTTTTAATTATGGGATGACGTATTTAGATCCACCTCAAGAATATGGTTTAGCCATCAATTTTGGTGACGCTAATGTAGGTAAAGGAAAACCAGTTCAAGAAACTAAGAAGGAACCTACACCTAAAGTAGTTGAGAAAGAAAAGGTAGTAGAAGAAGTAAAAGAAACTCCAAATGAAATTATCAAAGAAGATATAATTACAGATGACACAAAAAAAGAAGTACCTGTTGTAGAAAAAACCAAGGAAATAGAAAAAAAACCAGTCGAAAAAGTAGAAATAAAAGAAGTAGTAAAAGAAAAACCGAAACCAAAACCTTCTAAAGAAACTACAGATGCTTTAAACAGTTTACTAAATGGTAACACAACAAATGGAACACAAAAAGGAGAAGGTGATGATTCTAAAGATGGTGTAAAAGGGGCTGTAAATGGAGATAAAAATTCAAAAAACTATTATGGAAATACCAATGCAGGTTCTGGAGGTAATTATAATTTAGCAGGTAGAACAGCTTTACAGAAACCTAAAAAACAACCAGATTGTCAAGAAGAAGGTATAGTTGTGGTTCGTATTACTGTAAATAAAAACGGAAAAGTAATCCAAGCAGTTCCAGGTGTAAAGGGATCTACAAATACTGCTGCTTGCCTTTTAAAACCAGCAAAAGAGGCAGCTTTGCAAACTACATGGAATTCAGATAATAAAGCTCCATCAAATCAAGTTGGTACAATAATTTATAAGTTTTCATTAACCAAATAA
- a CDS encoding nucleotide sugar dehydrogenase: MDKVKIGVIGLGYVGLPLAHLFAKKYAVVGFDINANRIYSLKRGVDTTLELEGKSLQKVIKNQNDAQIGLFFTDELTELQNCNYFIITVPTPVNTNKQADLTPLIKASETVGKVIKKGAVIIYESTVYPGVTEDTCVPVLEKCSGLHFNNDFYVGYSPERINPGDKTRSIENILKITSGSTPQIAKRVDDLYNSVILAGTHLVSSIKVAEAAKVIENSQRDINIAFVNELAKIFGLMNINTQEVLEAAATKWNFLPFKPGLVGGHCIGVDPYYLAQRAQEIGYYPGIILAGRRINDSMGDYVASQVIKLMVAHKVSIDKADVLILGIAFKENCPDIRNSRVIDVVNSLKEYGTNITIYDPWANSDEVQEVYGLHSVRSTPNKKYDAIVLAVAHQEFLTLNLQELKKENSVVYDVKSILPKEHVDKSL; encoded by the coding sequence ATGGATAAAGTAAAAATTGGTGTCATAGGTTTAGGTTATGTAGGATTACCACTAGCACATTTGTTTGCTAAAAAATATGCAGTAGTAGGCTTTGATATCAATGCGAATAGAATTTATTCACTAAAGAGAGGTGTTGATACCACCTTAGAACTAGAGGGTAAAAGTCTTCAGAAAGTAATTAAAAATCAAAATGATGCTCAAATTGGCTTGTTTTTTACAGATGAATTAACTGAGCTGCAAAATTGCAATTATTTTATAATTACAGTACCTACACCTGTTAACACGAATAAGCAAGCAGATTTAACTCCACTTATTAAAGCAAGCGAAACCGTAGGGAAAGTTATAAAAAAAGGGGCTGTGATTATTTATGAATCTACGGTTTATCCTGGAGTTACAGAAGACACTTGTGTTCCTGTTTTGGAAAAATGTTCTGGTTTGCATTTTAATAATGATTTTTACGTAGGATATTCCCCTGAACGTATAAATCCAGGGGATAAAACAAGGTCTATTGAAAATATTTTAAAAATTACTTCAGGTTCAACACCGCAAATTGCCAAACGAGTAGATGATTTGTACAATTCTGTTATTTTAGCAGGTACACATTTGGTATCTAGTATTAAGGTAGCAGAAGCTGCCAAGGTTATTGAAAATTCGCAACGCGATATTAATATAGCTTTCGTTAATGAATTGGCAAAAATATTTGGGTTAATGAATATTAATACGCAAGAAGTTTTAGAGGCAGCTGCAACAAAATGGAACTTTTTACCTTTTAAACCAGGTTTGGTAGGTGGGCATTGTATAGGTGTAGACCCATATTATTTAGCGCAAAGAGCACAAGAGATAGGGTATTATCCAGGTATAATACTTGCAGGTCGTAGAATAAATGATAGTATGGGTGATTACGTAGCCTCTCAAGTAATTAAATTAATGGTTGCGCATAAAGTTTCTATAGATAAAGCAGATGTTTTAATTTTAGGAATAGCCTTCAAAGAAAACTGTCCTGATATTCGGAATTCAAGGGTAATTGATGTGGTAAATTCTTTGAAAGAATATGGCACTAATATTACCATTTATGATCCATGGGCAAATTCGGATGAAGTTCAAGAAGTATATGGATTGCATTCTGTAAGATCTACTCCAAACAAAAAATACGATGCTATTGTATTGGCAGTCGCACACCAAGAGTTTTTAACATTGAATTTGCAAGAATTGAAGAAAGAGAATTCGGTAGTTTATGATGTAAAGAGTATCTTGCCCAAAGAACATGTAGATAAAAGTTTATAA
- a CDS encoding GDP-L-fucose synthase family protein, giving the protein MNKKAKIYIAGHRGMVGSAVWRALEKKGYTNLIGKSSKELDLKNQVEVLKFLETEQPEAIIDAAARVGGILANNDFPYQFLMENMQIQNNLIDSALKFDINKFIFLGSSCIYPKLAPQPLKEEYLLTDSLEPTNEWYAIAKITGVKACQAIRKQFNKDFLSLMPTNLYGYFDNFDLETSHVLPAMLRKFHEAKLNDNDDVTLWGSGTPMREFLFVDDMAEAVVHALENELPEYLYNVGSGKDVTIKELAETIQKVTGHKGNIVWDSEKPDGTPRKLMDVSKMKNIGWEYSTELLDGIEKTYQWFLNNIENIKEVKLEAN; this is encoded by the coding sequence ATGAATAAAAAAGCCAAAATTTATATTGCAGGTCATCGTGGAATGGTAGGTTCTGCTGTCTGGAGAGCTTTAGAGAAAAAAGGGTATACAAATTTAATTGGTAAATCGAGCAAGGAATTAGATTTAAAAAATCAAGTAGAGGTTCTTAAATTTCTTGAAACAGAACAACCTGAGGCTATTATTGATGCAGCAGCAAGGGTTGGTGGAATTTTAGCAAATAATGATTTTCCGTATCAATTTCTAATGGAGAATATGCAAATTCAAAATAATTTAATTGATAGTGCACTCAAATTTGATATCAATAAATTTATATTTTTAGGAAGTTCTTGTATTTATCCAAAGTTGGCTCCACAGCCGCTAAAGGAAGAATATTTATTAACAGATTCGTTAGAGCCAACCAACGAGTGGTATGCAATTGCAAAAATAACAGGTGTAAAAGCGTGTCAGGCTATTAGAAAACAGTTTAATAAAGATTTTTTGAGTTTAATGCCAACTAATCTGTATGGATATTTTGATAATTTTGATTTGGAAACATCTCATGTTCTACCAGCAATGTTACGTAAATTTCATGAAGCTAAATTAAATGATAATGACGATGTAACTTTATGGGGAAGTGGTACGCCAATGAGAGAATTTTTATTTGTAGATGATATGGCAGAAGCAGTGGTTCATGCTTTAGAGAATGAGTTGCCAGAATATTTATATAATGTTGGTTCTGGCAAAGACGTAACCATAAAAGAATTGGCAGAAACCATTCAAAAAGTTACAGGTCACAAAGGAAATATTGTTTGGGATTCTGAAAAACCAGACGGTACACCTAGAAAGTTAATGGATGTTTCCAAAATGAAAAATATCGGTTGGGAATATTCAACAGAATTGTTAGATGGAATTGAAAAGACTTATCAATGGTTTTTAAATAATATAGAAAATATAAAAGAGGTTAAATTAGAAGCCAATTAA
- a CDS encoding Gfo/Idh/MocA family protein, producing MKNFGLIGAAGYIAPRHLRAIKETNNQLLCALDKFDSVGVLDQYFSEAHFFVEFERFDRHIEKLKRDGQFLDYISICTPNYLHDAHIRMALRAGADAICEKPLVLNPWNFDALQEIEKQYEKRIHTILQLRLHPSIIQLKERILKHNSKTKHEVDLTYITSRGKWYDISWKGDEQKSGGVATNIGVHFFDMLSWIFGDVQEIETHLHEKHKASGYLEFENARVRWYLSIDANDLPKEIQEKQQRTFRSITVDGNELEFSNGFTDLHTLSYQEILKGNGFNLEEAKPSIEIIHTIRNQEANFKYSKHPFL from the coding sequence ATGAAGAACTTCGGATTAATAGGTGCTGCAGGGTATATAGCACCTCGTCATTTAAGAGCAATAAAAGAGACTAATAATCAATTGTTATGCGCTTTAGATAAATTTGATAGTGTTGGGGTACTGGATCAATACTTTTCAGAAGCACATTTTTTTGTAGAGTTTGAGCGATTTGATCGACATATCGAAAAGTTGAAAAGAGATGGGCAGTTTCTAGATTATATTAGTATATGTACTCCTAATTATTTACATGATGCACATATTCGAATGGCCTTAAGAGCTGGTGCTGATGCCATCTGTGAAAAACCATTAGTCTTAAATCCTTGGAATTTTGATGCACTTCAAGAAATTGAGAAACAGTATGAGAAACGAATACATACCATATTACAATTGCGTTTGCATCCTAGCATCATTCAACTTAAAGAACGAATCCTAAAACATAATTCAAAAACAAAACATGAAGTTGACCTTACCTATATCACTTCCCGAGGAAAATGGTACGATATTTCATGGAAAGGTGATGAGCAAAAATCAGGAGGTGTGGCCACTAACATAGGGGTGCATTTTTTTGATATGTTGTCTTGGATTTTTGGTGACGTGCAAGAAATAGAAACTCATTTGCATGAAAAGCACAAAGCATCCGGTTATCTAGAATTCGAGAATGCAAGAGTTCGTTGGTATTTATCGATAGATGCCAATGATTTACCAAAAGAAATACAAGAAAAACAGCAACGAACTTTTCGATCAATTACTGTTGATGGTAATGAGCTAGAATTTAGCAATGGCTTTACCGATTTACATACCTTATCTTATCAAGAAATTTTAAAAGGGAATGGTTTTAATCTTGAAGAAGCTAAACCTTCTATAGAAATTATTCATACTATTCGAAATCAAGAGGCTAATTTTAAATACTCGAAGCACCCTTTTTTATAA
- a CDS encoding MotA/TolQ/ExbB proton channel family protein: MISFFQENAAVIEDSISEEKTLSIYKLIMDGGLGGQIIIAILFVLLAVALYIYFERIFAIKAASKVDKNFMNQIKDYVSNGKLESANALCNSKNTPTARLISKGISRIGKPLEDINTAIETTGKLEIYELEKNVSVLATVAGAAPMIGFLGTVIGMIVAIHEIANAGGQIDIKMLSDGLYTAMTTTVAGLIVGIIAYITYNHLVVRTNKVVYQMEAKSVEFLDLLNEPV, encoded by the coding sequence ATGATATCATTTTTTCAAGAAAATGCAGCAGTAATAGAAGATTCAATTTCCGAAGAAAAAACATTATCTATCTATAAATTAATTATGGATGGTGGTTTAGGAGGTCAAATAATAATAGCTATTTTATTTGTGCTTTTAGCAGTAGCATTATACATTTATTTCGAACGTATTTTTGCCATAAAAGCAGCGTCTAAAGTAGATAAAAACTTTATGAATCAAATTAAAGATTACGTTTCTAATGGTAAATTAGAATCTGCAAATGCTTTATGCAATAGTAAAAATACACCTACTGCAAGGTTGATTTCAAAAGGAATTTCTAGAATTGGCAAACCTTTAGAAGATATTAATACTGCAATTGAAACTACAGGTAAATTAGAAATTTACGAATTAGAAAAAAATGTTTCAGTTTTAGCAACAGTTGCAGGTGCTGCACCTATGATTGGTTTTCTAGGTACAGTAATTGGAATGATTGTAGCCATTCATGAAATTGCGAATGCAGGTGGCCAAATAGATATAAAAATGTTATCTGATGGTTTATATACAGCAATGACAACTACAGTTGCAGGTTTAATTGTAGGTATTATTGCATACATCACCTACAATCATTTGGTTGTAAGAACTAATAAAGTAGTATATCAAATGGAAGCAAAATCTGTTGAGTTTTTAGATCTTTTAAATGAACCAGTATAA
- a CDS encoding adenylyltransferase/cytidyltransferase family protein, with protein MKKKAIIVSGYFNPIHKGHLEYFNNAKALADELFVIVNSDLQRGLKGSKEFQKEDERLFIVQNIKAVDKAIISIDQDRTVCESIRSLQEKYGDEYQLGFANGGDQDNNSIPEAPICNELNIQLIDGLGDKIQSSSWLLGKK; from the coding sequence ATGAAAAAAAAAGCAATTATTGTATCAGGTTATTTTAATCCAATTCACAAAGGACATTTAGAGTATTTTAACAATGCAAAAGCATTAGCAGATGAGTTATTTGTGATAGTAAATAGCGATTTGCAGAGAGGATTAAAAGGTTCAAAAGAATTTCAAAAAGAAGACGAACGATTGTTTATTGTTCAAAATATAAAAGCTGTAGACAAAGCAATCATTTCTATAGATCAAGATAGAACAGTATGTGAATCTATTCGATCTTTACAAGAAAAATATGGTGATGAGTATCAGTTAGGTTTCGCAAACGGAGGAGATCAAGATAACAACTCAATTCCTGAAGCTCCAATTTGCAATGAATTAAATATTCAATTAATAGATGGATTGGGAGATAAAATTCAATCTTCTTCTTGGTTGTTAGGGAAAAAATAA
- the nhaD gene encoding sodium:proton antiporter NhaD, with product MESIIIIVFVLGYLAITLEHNIKLDKLIPALVMMAVCWAIVALGVDSFSNWFDSSNHALVDNFASLVHDDKMHLVEETLLHHLGKTAEILVFLLGAMTIVEIIDYFDGFSTIKNYVNFKSKKKLLWMFSVLAFILSAIIDNLTATIVLISILQKIVKTREDRIWFAGLIIIAANAGGAFSPIGDVTTTMLWIGDKVSTGMLFIYLFLPSLLCMVVPSFIASMLPAFKGDIDFDPNEVDKPKSKYSGRMLLIGLGAIVFVPVFKTVTHLPPYVGMMLSLGIVATCAEIYSRRKFSLSSIEGDQADEHAEHAAHSPVHSSLSKIEMPSILFFLGILMAVAALESLGILFNFADRLKTSIPLMGTELEGTQVSDLVVILLGIGSAVIDNVPLVAASLGMFSEPLDNPLWHFIAFSAGTGGSMLIIGSAAGVVAMGMEKIDFFWYLKKISWLALVGFLVGSVSFVILRMFV from the coding sequence ATGGAATCAATAATTATAATAGTATTTGTATTAGGTTACTTAGCCATTACATTAGAACATAATATTAAATTAGATAAATTAATACCAGCTTTAGTAATGATGGCTGTTTGTTGGGCTATTGTTGCACTTGGTGTAGATAGTTTCTCTAATTGGTTCGATTCTAGTAATCATGCTTTGGTAGATAATTTTGCTTCTTTAGTACATGATGATAAAATGCACTTGGTAGAAGAAACCTTATTACATCATTTAGGTAAAACTGCAGAGATTTTAGTTTTCCTTTTAGGTGCAATGACTATTGTAGAAATTATTGATTATTTTGATGGTTTTTCTACCATTAAAAACTACGTAAATTTTAAGAGTAAAAAGAAGTTATTATGGATGTTCTCTGTTTTGGCCTTTATCTTATCAGCAATAATAGACAACCTTACAGCTACTATTGTATTAATATCAATTCTACAAAAAATTGTAAAAACTAGAGAAGATAGAATTTGGTTTGCAGGTTTAATTATTATTGCTGCAAATGCAGGTGGTGCTTTTTCTCCTATTGGAGATGTAACAACAACTATGCTTTGGATAGGAGATAAAGTAAGTACAGGTATGTTATTCATTTACCTTTTCTTACCATCATTATTATGTATGGTTGTACCTTCTTTTATTGCATCTATGTTACCAGCTTTTAAAGGTGATATTGATTTTGATCCAAATGAGGTTGATAAGCCAAAAAGTAAATACAGTGGTCGAATGTTATTAATAGGTTTAGGAGCAATTGTTTTTGTACCTGTGTTTAAAACAGTAACTCATTTACCACCTTATGTTGGTATGATGTTGTCTTTAGGTATTGTAGCTACTTGTGCCGAAATTTACAGTAGAAGAAAATTCTCTTTATCGAGTATAGAAGGAGATCAGGCAGATGAACATGCAGAGCATGCAGCACATAGTCCTGTTCATTCATCATTATCTAAAATAGAAATGCCAAGTATCTTGTTTTTCTTAGGTATTCTAATGGCTGTAGCAGCTTTAGAATCATTAGGTATTTTATTTAATTTTGCTGATCGCTTAAAGACAAGTATTCCTTTAATGGGTACAGAATTAGAAGGAACTCAAGTTTCAGATTTAGTTGTAATTCTATTAGGTATAGGTTCTGCAGTTATAGATAATGTACCTTTAGTAGCAGCAAGTTTAGGAATGTTTTCTGAACCATTAGATAATCCTTTATGGCACTTTATAGCATTCTCTGCAGGTACAGGTGGTAGTATGTTAATTATAGGTTCTGCAGCTGGTGTTGTTGCAATGGGTATGGAAAAAATAGACTTCTTTTGGTATTTAAAGAAAATATCTTGGTTAGCTTTAGTAGGTTTCCTAGTAGGTTCTGTTTCGTTTGTTATTTTAAGAATGTTTGTTTAA
- a CDS encoding adenylyltransferase/cytidyltransferase family protein, producing the protein MKIGITFSAFDLLHAGHITMLEDAKRQCDYLICGLQTDPTLDRPEKNMPVQSVVERYIQLKGCKFVDEVVPYATEQDLEDVLRSFKVDVRIIGEEYASKQFTGRKYCEEKGIDLYFNKREHRFSSSGLRKEVQEKENLKGKTK; encoded by the coding sequence ATGAAAATAGGAATTACTTTTAGTGCATTCGATTTGTTACATGCAGGTCATATAACTATGTTAGAGGATGCAAAACGTCAGTGTGATTATTTAATTTGTGGTTTACAGACAGATCCTACTTTAGATCGCCCAGAAAAAAACATGCCAGTACAATCTGTTGTAGAAAGATACATTCAATTAAAAGGATGTAAGTTTGTAGATGAGGTTGTACCTTATGCTACAGAGCAGGACTTAGAAGATGTTTTACGATCTTTTAAAGTTGATGTTAGAATTATTGGAGAAGAATATGCAAGTAAGCAATTTACAGGTAGAAAATACTGTGAAGAAAAAGGTATTGACTTGTATTTTAATAAAAGAGAACACCGTTTTTCAAGCAGTGGGCTTAGAAAAGAAGTGCAAGAAAAAGAAAACTTGAAAGGTAAAACTAAATAG
- a CDS encoding bifunctional folylpolyglutamate synthase/dihydrofolate synthase has product MTYQDTLDWMFAQLPMYQKEGKTAFKKDLTNIISFTKQLNHPEKKFKSIHVGGTNGKGSTSHMLASILQEAGYKVGLYTSPHLKNFTERIRINGEEIPKKNVTEFISKHKQFLESQQLSFFEMTVGLAFDYFTDQKVDIAIIEVGLGGRLDSTNIINPEISVITNIGLDHIQILGDTLPQIAFEKAGIIKNKVPVVIGEKQLEVEHVFLDKAKTMNAKLYFASDAICNYKTDLLGDYQRANVNTAVTAIKNLKGFHISNQHIKNGLLNVVQHTNLKGRWQILQKDPKVICDTAHNKEGLSIVMNQLKKESYTNLHIVLGVVSDKDLDIVLPLFPKNASYYFCKPNIPRGLSAEVLQQKASHFGLNGTNFQSVSTAYENAFSAANQEDVVYVGGSTFVVAEII; this is encoded by the coding sequence ATGACATATCAAGATACCTTAGATTGGATGTTTGCACAACTTCCCATGTATCAAAAGGAAGGTAAAACTGCATTTAAAAAAGATTTAACCAATATAATTTCATTTACAAAGCAGTTAAATCATCCAGAAAAAAAGTTTAAAAGTATACATGTTGGTGGTACCAATGGTAAAGGTTCCACTTCTCATATGTTAGCTTCTATACTACAAGAAGCAGGCTATAAAGTTGGTTTATATACATCACCTCATTTAAAAAATTTTACAGAACGAATTCGAATTAATGGCGAGGAAATTCCTAAAAAAAATGTAACTGAATTTATTTCAAAACACAAACAATTTTTAGAAAGTCAACAACTCTCTTTTTTTGAAATGACAGTAGGTTTGGCTTTTGATTATTTTACAGATCAAAAAGTAGATATTGCAATTATTGAAGTGGGTTTAGGGGGTAGGTTAGATTCTACGAATATTATCAATCCAGAAATTTCTGTCATTACCAATATAGGATTAGATCATATTCAAATTTTAGGAGACACCTTGCCTCAGATAGCGTTTGAAAAAGCAGGTATTATAAAAAACAAAGTACCTGTAGTTATTGGAGAAAAACAGTTGGAAGTTGAACACGTCTTTCTAGACAAAGCGAAAACAATGAATGCTAAATTGTATTTTGCTTCAGATGCAATTTGTAACTATAAAACAGATTTATTGGGCGATTATCAAAGAGCTAATGTAAATACAGCTGTAACTGCAATCAAAAATTTAAAAGGTTTTCATATCTCAAATCAGCATATAAAAAACGGTTTGTTAAATGTGGTTCAACACACCAATTTAAAGGGTAGATGGCAAATTCTTCAAAAAGACCCAAAAGTTATTTGTGATACTGCTCACAATAAAGAAGGTTTATCTATTGTAATGAATCAACTAAAAAAAGAAAGTTATACTAACTTACATATTGTGTTAGGAGTAGTATCTGATAAAGATTTAGACATTGTGTTGCCTTTGTTCCCTAAAAACGCTAGCTATTATTTTTGCAAACCTAATATTCCAAGAGGTCTTTCTGCAGAGGTATTGCAACAAAAAGCAAGTCACTTTGGTTTGAATGGTACTAATTTTCAAAGTGTTTCAACTGCGTATGAAAATGCATTCAGTGCTGCAAATCAAGAAGATGTTGTTTATGTTGGAGGAAGTACTTTTGTAGTGGCAGAAATAATTTAA
- a CDS encoding UDP-glucose dehydrogenase family protein — protein MNIAVVGSGYVGLVSGTCFSEMGNKVTCVDIDQHKIQKLEQGIIPIFEPGLEQMVLKNVKNNNLFFTTQLGEAISDAEIVFIAVGTPMGNDGSADLQYVLGVAKSIGQTMKKKIIVVDKSTVPIGTADKVKATIQSELHRRGENIEFHVVSNPEFLKEGAAIDDFMKPDRVVIGADSNYAFDKMKQLYSPFFRTHDRFITMDIRSAEMTKYAANAMLATKISFMNEIANICERVGADANQVRIGIGSDKRIGYSFIYPGAGYGGSCFPKDVKALKKIAEENGYKANLIESVENVNNVQKLVIAHKIVKRFGEDLTGFTFGLWGLAFKPGTDDMREAPAIYIVKELEKRGAKVNAYDPKAIEESKEFYLKDAKNIKYCNSKYEVLQNADALILLTEWKEFRSPDFEEIKIQLKSPIIFDGRNQYNAFNLEDNGFEYFQIGK, from the coding sequence ATGAATATAGCTGTTGTAGGCTCTGGTTATGTAGGTTTAGTTTCTGGGACTTGTTTTTCAGAAATGGGAAACAAAGTAACTTGTGTTGATATAGATCAACATAAAATACAAAAATTAGAACAAGGAATTATTCCTATTTTTGAACCAGGTCTGGAGCAAATGGTTTTAAAAAATGTAAAAAATAATAATTTGTTTTTTACAACCCAATTAGGTGAGGCAATTAGTGATGCTGAAATTGTGTTTATTGCGGTGGGTACGCCTATGGGTAATGATGGTTCCGCAGATTTGCAATACGTTTTAGGGGTTGCTAAATCTATTGGTCAAACCATGAAAAAAAAAATAATAGTTGTTGATAAATCTACGGTTCCTATTGGTACAGCAGATAAAGTGAAGGCTACTATTCAATCTGAATTACATAGAAGAGGAGAAAATATTGAGTTTCATGTAGTATCAAATCCAGAATTCTTAAAAGAAGGAGCGGCTATAGATGATTTTATGAAACCAGATAGAGTGGTTATTGGTGCAGATTCCAATTATGCCTTCGACAAAATGAAGCAATTATATTCACCTTTCTTTAGAACTCATGATCGTTTTATTACTATGGATATCCGTTCTGCAGAAATGACCAAATATGCTGCTAATGCTATGTTGGCAACTAAAATATCCTTTATGAATGAAATTGCCAATATTTGTGAAAGAGTTGGTGCAGATGCAAACCAAGTTCGAATTGGAATAGGTTCCGATAAAAGAATTGGGTATAGTTTTATTTATCCGGGTGCAGGTTATGGTGGTTCATGCTTTCCTAAAGACGTTAAAGCTCTTAAGAAGATTGCAGAAGAAAATGGTTATAAAGCAAACTTAATTGAATCTGTAGAGAATGTTAATAATGTTCAAAAATTAGTAATTGCTCATAAAATAGTAAAACGCTTTGGCGAAGATTTAACTGGTTTTACTTTTGGTTTATGGGGATTAGCTTTTAAGCCGGGAACTGATGATATGAGAGAAGCTCCGGCTATTTATATTGTGAAGGAATTAGAGAAAAGAGGAGCGAAAGTAAACGCTTATGATCCTAAAGCAATCGAAGAATCTAAAGAGTTTTACTTAAAAGATGCAAAAAATATAAAATATTGTAATTCTAAATATGAAGTACTACAAAATGCTGATGCTTTAATTTTGCTAACAGAATGGAAAGAGTTTAGGTCCCCTGATTTTGAGGAAATAAAAATACAATTGAAATCTCCAATTATTTTTGATGGTAGAAATCAGTACAATGCATTTAATTTAGAAGACAACGGATTTGAGTATTTTCAAATTGGTAAATAG
- a CDS encoding ExbD/TolR family protein — protein sequence MNLRGRNKIDPTFNMSSMTDIVFLLLIFFMLTSTLVTVSAIDVLLPKAGGKTENSKSVAVSITNNSQYYIDKTKVSSSNLENEILKSVGSDKKKTIVIRGDKDVPYKNVMQVIDIANKNKLKMILAVKGN from the coding sequence ATGAATTTAAGAGGAAGAAATAAAATAGATCCAACATTCAATATGTCATCAATGACAGATATTGTGTTTCTGTTGTTAATATTTTTTATGTTAACATCAACTTTGGTAACAGTTAGTGCCATAGATGTATTATTACCAAAGGCTGGAGGAAAAACTGAAAACAGTAAATCTGTTGCAGTCTCTATAACCAACAATTCTCAGTATTATATTGATAAAACAAAAGTTTCATCTTCTAATTTGGAGAATGAAATACTAAAAAGTGTGGGTTCAGACAAAAAGAAAACCATTGTTATTAGAGGAGATAAAGATGTACCTTATAAAAATGTGATGCAAGTAATTGATATTGCAAATAAGAATAAATTAAAAATGATATTAGCTGTAAAAGGCAATTAA